In Deinococcus ruber, the sequence TACCCAGTCGGTCACGTGTTTCCGCGTTCTGCTCCAACCTACAAACCCTTGTTTGTTTCTGGAATTATCTACGCTTCGCCGCTAGAATTCCCAGTTACTGAATGGGGGTGGGGAGTGGATTTTGAGCCCGGATCCCCGCTGCGTCTCTTGCCGAGCCAACGTACCGCTCTGACGGAAGCATGGCTTGTGAGCGGAGATAGCATGGCACCGACGATCCAAAGTGGCGACATCGTGCTGATCAACCCTTCTGAGGCATACAGCACGCACCTGCCCTGCGCTTTCCAAACACCGTATGGGGTCATGAGCAAGCGACGCGGCGTTGATCGACTGGGACGGAATTGCCTTCTGAGCGATAACCCCGATGTGCCGCCCTTCTATGAGCTGGCGGAGGCAGTGGCGCTGGGCAGCATATATGCCGTTTATCTGGGACCGCGCAAGATCAAGCGCATTTCGTAATCCAAGAGGTGAACTCATGGCTAACCCGATTCCGAAGTTCCCCGAACCGATCTATGGGCACAAACGTCATTTAGGCATGGGGCCTATTGATCCGATTGACCGCGAGTGCAGCAGAGAACTCAGCCTGTCAGACCTCGTGGATTTTGGCAACCAGGAGCTGGTGCGGCTGCCTACGATGCTTCTTGTGTCCCTCAAGGCCCTTCGGGCCACGCATACATCTTCGGGAAGAGCCGTCGTGGTTATCGGACAAGAGGGAACACAGAAGACACTCGACATCACGCTTCGAATCAGACCTCACACCTTCAAGGACCTTGAAGAGATGGATGCCATCTACGAGCAACTTGAAGGGGCGACCAGCAGCAAGTATCTCGTGCGTGCCTACCTGATCGAACAGAATGCCCCGCGCTACAGAGTCGTGCCCTATGACGAAAGTGAAATCGTCGAGCTGGATGACCTACCTGCAGATACCCGGCCTGACGAAGATGAGGCCTGGCTGCTGATCTCACCCCAGGATCTCTTTTGGCGAAACGCTGAACAGAGCGAACGGCTGCTGACCGAGTGGCAGGAACGGTATCAGATCAAGGGCCTGTCTCAGTTGCAGGTGTTGCACCATCCTTCTGACGATGACGCACTTGCCCCTTCCGGGATCGAGTTGCCCTCCTTCCCTACACGGGAGCAGGTGCAGGACATCGTCGATCAGCTGACCGAAACGCTCGGTGTGAAGTTGACGGTGGCACTGACCCAGCGGGACTACGTGGCCTCGATCAAGCGCTATGGCGTTTCCCTGTACGAGGATACCCGGTCGATGGCACGCCGGATGCGGAAGAAAGCCGAGTGAGTGAGGCGTGGTGAGGGGGAGGGTATGAAACGCATCCTGGCAGTTCTGGCTTTCTCGTTGCTCTTTAGTATCGGCACTACCAAGTCAGCCCACATCGTAGAAGCTACCTTCAGCACACCCGCCGTCAGCGTTCATCCTGGTGACACCCTTCGTCTGCACATGGACGAAGCGTTCTACGAAAATGGTCAAGACTGGACCGTCAACACCAACCTTCCAGGGCTGCGCCTGCTCAGCAGACACGACACGCCTCAGGGGGACCATGGCTTTGCCGCGACCCTCTCAACTATCACCTACACCTACCAAGTGCTCTATACGACGTCCGGGACGCATGTGCTGCTGTTTTCACTTGTCAACTCAGAACACCCCGAGGCAGCGACGCTCTGGCCGCTCTTGGTGAAGGTCGTTCCATGAACCTGCCGAGTGCGTCACTGCACAGGAGCCCACGGTGCTGAACGTTGGGAGTCAGATCGTCACAGCAGCCCTCCTGGCCTGGTTTTCCGGCAAGCTGTTCGGGCTGTGGTGAGGCGCAGGCATGGGCAGGACGTGGTGATGAGATCAGGCTGGAGCAACTCCTCCCCTTCCTCGAAGACTCAAGGAGAACGATGTTAATTCAGGAACTGCGGCTGATATACCTGCGCGAAATCGCCACGCTAGAGCGTGAGCTCGCCCTGTACCCGGACGATCAAAGTGTCTGGACCGTCCTCCCCGGCCTGCCCAATGCAGGCGGCACCCTATTCCTGCACCTGGCGGGCAGCTTGCAGCACTTCTTTGGTGCCGTACTAGGAAAAACGGGCTACGTGCGGAACAGGGCGGCAGAGTTCAGCACTCGCGACCTGCCACGCGCCGACATTCAAGAGCAACTCTCACAGGCCAGACAAGCCGTGAACGCTGCCTTTGCAAACATCCGCGACGTCGATTTGGAAGAGCCTTTCCCAGTCGTGTTCGCCGATGAGCCCTTCTCCAACAGGTTGACGCTGCTGCAATTCTCCAGTCACCTGGCCTACCACTTGGGGCAGATCGACTTCCACCGCCGCGCTGTGACCCAACAACACACGTCTGCCAATGCGATAGATCCTGCGGGCCTTCAAGAAGGGTAGGCGTTTTCCGTGACGGCCGTAGCTGACGTAGAGGCGCAGGCGTGAGATGGAGGTAGGGAGGGGGACTCGATGACGAAAGATAAACCGTTCCGGCTGCTGCTGGTCGAAGATCACGACACCGACGCCGCCCTCTTCACCGAACTGCTGGCAGAGATCTCCCCAACCACCGAGCTCCACCACGTTCACAACGGCCAGCAGGCCCTCGACTACCTGCTGCACGCTGACGAGTACGCCGAGCGGCTGCGGCCCCAGTTGATCGTGCTCGACCTCAACATGCCGGTGATGAACGGCCACGAGTTTCTCCAGCAGGCCAAAACGCACGCCTCATTGCGCTGGATTCCCGTCATCATGCTGTCGTCTTCAGAACGCCCGGAAGATATCCGGCAGGCGTATGACCACCACGCCAGCAGTTACATCGTCAAACCCGTGGCCTACGACGACTACCGCCGGTTAGTCCAGTCCATTGAAGGGTACTGGCGCGGCACCGTGCAGGTCCCGACCATCGAACAGGTCAAGCCATGAGCAGTCTGCTGGCAGCAGCGAAGCATACGCCTCGCAGTGTCTTCGTGGTGCTCTTCTTCCTGCTACTTACGATCCTGGGAAGTCTTTGGCTCGAAACCAAGACGCCCCCATCGCAAGAATTGAAAGATATCGGCAATCCTCCGCTGGAAGTCGATCTCCCTCTCCCTCATTCCGTTCGTGAAGTGAAAGGACGATGATGAAGGGTGATCCTTATGGACGACGAGGAACCGCCCCAAGATCCGGAACTTCAACGTATTGTCATCGCCATGGTGTGTTTGGCGCTTCTCGCCGTGATCATCAGCGTAGTTGTAGGCGGCAAGTGAGCGGAGCGTGGTGAGGGACGGGATGAAGGATGGTTGGATTTTTCGTGACAGTTCAGCATGCGGTTCACCTCATTCACGTGCTGAACTGTCACCATACTCCTTTCTTATCCTACTTAGTGAAGCATACTATTATACACTAAGTAGTCACAAAATTAATAAAAGGAAGCTAGTAAGTGGATAATCCTATAGAAATACAAGTGAACGTACTCCCTGAATTTACTGAGTTGGCTAATATGCATGCTTTAGCTTTTGATTATCAGAATCCTCGAGCGCCAGAATTTTGGGGGGCCATCCTGGCTCATAGTTTGTGCTGGCTCACGGTCTACCGCGAGGATCGGCTGGTTGGATTTGCGAATGTTGCTTGGGATGGAGGGGTGAATGCTTTCCTGCTCGATGTTACTGTTCATCCAGAATTTGCTCGGCAAGGGATAGGTAGCAGTATGGTGAAACGCGCACTCGTTGAGGCAGGTGTGCGGGGCGCACGCTGGATGCATGTCAACTACCAAACCCATTTACAAGAGTTCTACTTGAGTTGCGGCTTTATGAAAACGCGAGCCGGGCGACAGCGGTTGCACTGATTAGGTGGATAGGTCGTAACGCCTCCGCACATGACGCAACGTGCCTGTACAGAGGCGTTACCTTGCCCCTTTCAGAAGTCTAATCATTGTGACAACGCAACGCACGAGATCATCTCGCGCTGAGCTGTCACGATTTTTCAACGTCCCAGTCTTATCACGGCTCGCGTTCGGAGATCTAAGGGGCGACGACATGCACAAAGCGCCAGATGGGGACTGGGTTCAGATCATCTTCGTGATCATCGGCGTGATCGTTTGCGTCATCTGCGTCTTCTTGCTGATTCGCTGGATGTGACGACGGGCAAGGGTAGAAGCGTGGGGAGGGGCCACCCACTTCATCCAGCGGGGGCATCCGCACTTGCCCTGAAATCTGGAAGGCGAGTAGGTACGGTAGGGGAAGGTTTGACTGCCTGGTATCCGTCTCCCTGGAAAGGGTAAGTCGTTTTCAGGGCCCACGTCCCAGCCGCGCATCTTCAAGGACACCATGAAACCAATCCTCCTCATCTCCCTTGCCTTCGCCTCCCTGCTTGCCGCGTGTGCTCCGGCAACGCAGCAGTCCACCCTTCAACCGCGTGCCACCGTCTTCATCAGTTCCGGCAGCGCCTCTCCAGCTTCGGGCGTGTCCGGCCTCGTGCACACCACCCTGCCGACCACCCGGACCACCTGCAGCGGCACCGGCTATGGGTTTGCCAGCAAAGTCTCCGTGGACCTGAATCTCACAGCCGACAATCAAGACAGCACCGCCAAGGGCGTGATGACCATCAATGGCGACACGCAGACGCTGACGCTGACCGGCTTCGTGCAACCCAAACCCCAAGGCGTCTACTTCTCGCTGACCGGCTCGTCGAACACCGTGCTTCAAGGAACCCTGGACCAGGGAACGTTCACCGGGAACTTCAACCGCCGCTCCACCTCCTTCGTGTTCCAGCTGCACTGTTCCTGAAACCCGTCGACGTGTGGCAACGTAGCGGGCGTCCAGCGTCGTGTGTCTCTCCGCCTACGGAGACCGTGAATGAAGTTTGTCCTTCCCGTACGAGCGCGGCGCGGGGCTGGACTGGAGGAATCCTGATGACCCTGAAACGCCCCTTGCTCCGACCTTTCCTGCCGTTGACGCTGCTGGCTGCGTCGATGGCCAGCGCCCAGATCGATGGGCCGCTCGACTGCAGCGTCTTCAACGTGCCGGACATGACGTACCTGATGTACAAGGTGCCGGGAAGCCCCGAGGGGCTGGCGGGGACGTCGTTTCAGACCTTCTCCAAAGGCGACTTCGAGCTGACCGCCTGCGGGTACACCATCTCGAACCACGCAGGCGTCACCTCCTTCCGGGCCGCCAATCTGCAGAAGCTGCTGAATCTCCTCTCGGTCCCGACCGCTGGCCTCCTCGGCTTGTCGGGAGTGGGACCGATCAACCAGACGAAACTCCAGATCAACAGTGTGACCGAAATCAAGGACGCCGAGTTTCTGGGAAGCAAGGTCTACGACATCTATGAGTATCCCATCACTGTTGATTTTCGTGCAGCGAACGTGTTTACCCCGGAGCCGTTCACTGAAAACGATTACTCGCGCTTCAAGGATGTCACGATCAACTACAGCATCAACGGTGGCGCGCTGATGACCTATGCAAAGGATGGCCAACCGACGTCCTTCCCGATAGACGGCCAGACCAGGACGCTCGACTTTTACATCGACCGGGCAGGTAAGCAGGGCTTCGGTCGGGTCCGTGTGGACCTCCAGGCGAGTCAGGTGACGGTCTGGACCGACTACCCCTTTCCCCAGCAGTGACGCAGTCCCAGGAGAGCTTATGAAGCGTCTCGCCTCGGTCCTTGCCGCCCTCCTCCTTGCCGCCCCCGCTGCTGCCCTCACGGCCACCACCACGAACAACGCCAACCTCCGCAGCGCGCCCGCCACCAGCGCGCAGGTGCTGACAATCATTCCGGCGGGGAAGACGCTGAACGTCGGAACCTGCTCGACGTGGTGCCAGGCCAGTTACGGTGGCAAGGCGGGCTACGTCTCGAAGAGCCTGCTGCGGCTGCCGATCAGCGCTCCGCCTGCCCTGCCTGCTAGCAACGGCACCTACACGAATGTGGACGGGCAGCAGATTCAGCGCCCCGTTGCCGCCGACAGTGCGCCTCCCGGCGCGTCGGCCCATTGCCGCGACGGGACCTACAGTTTCAGCACCCATCGGCGCGGCACCTGCTCGCACCACGGCGGCGTGGATAATTGGTTATGAGCCTGCGCGTCGCCACATATAGCCGGGTTTCGACCGTGGAACAGGCCGACACCAACCACTCGCTTGAAGCGCAGGCAAGCGCGTTGGAAGCGCATGCTGCCGCTCTCGGCTGGGACGTGACGCCCCGCTTCAGCGACCCTGACTGGAGCGGCACCATCGCCGAGCGGCCCGGTCGCACCATGCCCTTCGACGCCAGCGAGATTGTCGTCCTGGAAGATCTGCCACCCGATACACGCCCAGACGAGGACGAAGCGTGGCTGCTGGTCTCGTCCCAGGATCTCTTCTGGCGGCATGCGGAACAGACTGAGCGGCTGCTGAAGAGCTGGCAGGAACAGGACGGCATCCAGGGATGGCCGCAGTTCCAGGTACTGCACCATCGCTCCGACGAGGGCGCGCCTTCTGGGAGCGAGCTGCCCACCTTCCCCACAAGGATGCCGGTACAGGACATCGCCCAGCAGTTGACGCAGGTCCTGGGCGTGCATTTGACGGTGGCGCTGACCCAGCGGGACTACGTGGCTTCGGTCATGCGGTGTGGCTATTCCCTGTTTGAGGACATACGGTCGCTGGCTCGGCGGATGCGTGTGAGCGATAAAGGGTAAGTGCCGTGCTTCATCCAGCGGGGGCATCCGCACTTGCCCTGATTTTTGATTGGCGATTCACTAATGTAAAGAGGTATGGACACTAAAGCAGGTCTGCCAAAGGTGTGTGTTTGCTTCTCTTGATGTCGGGCACCGTACACGCTGCCCATTCCTCCTACGCTGCCTCTGCATGATGCTTCGGGAGTGTGAAAAGGACAGAGCCGTATACGGTAAAAAAAATCCATTGACTCTCCATAGAGTGAACTTAAGAGGAGAATTTAATATACCTATCGGTAAAAAGAGAAGGGCTATAGTCCCGAAGGGTAATTCTGAAGACATATCTAGTGTTTTTGAATCTATAGATATTATCTCTGACGAATTTGGGAATCTCATAAATAAATCTTCAAAAGCGATATTATTTTTTTATAGATATATTATATAGTTACGTCTCTAAGGATAGTCTATTTATACGAGAAGATCAATTGAGATTACGTAGTTTTAATATTGCCAAGAGATCAAAGTTTCGCACGTTGCCTTAAAAAATATGCCTTATGAATCAATATAATGAATTGCGTTTTGAGGCGTCCGAAACCGCTATTCTAAGCAGATGTAGTATAATAGACTATGACAGCGAGCTTCGAGTAAAATACGTGGAGGCGTTAATTACGATATGAAGATATTAGGAGTAAATCTGAAGATGAAAATTAAATTGTTTAGTCGGGAAGATTTTGAGAGAATAGTATTCATTCATAAGCTTACACTCCCAGAATGGCTTTTTAATATTCTTATAGCATTTTTTCCTATTATATTCTACATATTTTTTGCTATACTTTCAAATTCCAATGACAAAAATACAGGCAATAGTTTAGAGATACACATTTTAGATGCATTTAAAGAAATGGCGTCCAAAGGCGAATTACTTGCCATTACATTTGCGATATCCACTCCTCTTCTTTATTTACTTTTTAAGGGACTTAAGAAGAATGAGAATGAGCTAACTATCTATCGACTCCTA encodes:
- a CDS encoding S24 family peptidase, yielding MYYPVGHVFPRSAPTYKPLFVSGIIYASPLEFPVTEWGWGVDFEPGSPLRLLPSQRTALTEAWLVSGDSMAPTIQSGDIVLINPSEAYSTHLPCAFQTPYGVMSKRRGVDRLGRNCLLSDNPDVPPFYELAEAVALGSIYAVYLGPRKIKRIS
- a CDS encoding DinB family protein — its product is MLIQELRLIYLREIATLERELALYPDDQSVWTVLPGLPNAGGTLFLHLAGSLQHFFGAVLGKTGYVRNRAAEFSTRDLPRADIQEQLSQARQAVNAAFANIRDVDLEEPFPVVFADEPFSNRLTLLQFSSHLAYHLGQIDFHRRAVTQQHTSANAIDPAGLQEG
- a CDS encoding response regulator, which encodes MTKDKPFRLLLVEDHDTDAALFTELLAEISPTTELHHVHNGQQALDYLLHADEYAERLRPQLIVLDLNMPVMNGHEFLQQAKTHASLRWIPVIMLSSSERPEDIRQAYDHHASSYIVKPVAYDDYRRLVQSIEGYWRGTVQVPTIEQVKP
- a CDS encoding GNAT family N-acetyltransferase, producing MDNPIEIQVNVLPEFTELANMHALAFDYQNPRAPEFWGAILAHSLCWLTVYREDRLVGFANVAWDGGVNAFLLDVTVHPEFARQGIGSSMVKRALVEAGVRGARWMHVNYQTHLQEFYLSCGFMKTRAGRQRLH
- a CDS encoding DUF3761 domain-containing protein translates to MKRLASVLAALLLAAPAAALTATTTNNANLRSAPATSAQVLTIIPAGKTLNVGTCSTWCQASYGGKAGYVSKSLLRLPISAPPALPASNGTYTNVDGQQIQRPVAADSAPPGASAHCRDGTYSFSTHRRGTCSHHGGVDNWL
- a CDS encoding recombinase family protein yields the protein MSLRVATYSRVSTVEQADTNHSLEAQASALEAHAAALGWDVTPRFSDPDWSGTIAERPGRTMPFDASEIVVLEDLPPDTRPDEDEAWLLVSSQDLFWRHAEQTERLLKSWQEQDGIQGWPQFQVLHHRSDEGAPSGSELPTFPTRMPVQDIAQQLTQVLGVHLTVALTQRDYVASVMRCGYSLFEDIRSLARRMRVSDKG